In a single window of the Methylococcus sp. Mc7 genome:
- the dnaX gene encoding DNA polymerase III subunit gamma/tau: MLYQALARKWRPHNFTEVVGQEHVVKALTHALEAGRMHHAYLFTGTRGVGKTTLARILAKALNCEDLQGANPCGRCLICREVDEGRFIDLIEVDAASRTKVEDTRELLENVQYAPNQGRYKVYLIDEVHMLSGHSFNALLKTLEEPPPHVKFLLATTDPQKIPVTVLSRCLQFNLKRLTPEQIRTQMAQILAAENLEFEPGAAKALARAAQGSMRDGLSLLDQAIAHCGGRLTDTGVSAMLGTVSREPVYGLLEALADGAADALLEVSAALAEFSPDYQDVVQQLLAILHQVAIAQFAPDAVRRDDEAERVQELARRLAPEDTQLYYQIALQGQKDLQLAPDPRDGFEMLLLRMLAFRPHSGADATPRTAPPAARTPSDAGIREPRSIPEGPRHAAVPPVAETAAPSAKPAPAGTGRDWPRMIEAMNLAGMTRQLASHCVLRTLTEQTCELALDPRQAQIHTPTVTNNLEAALQKLLGRPIKLTIRSESLREETPAAADQRAQAERQREAELEIENDATVHALKDMFGAQIVAGSTRPLDSHENPR, translated from the coding sequence ATGCTCTACCAGGCACTTGCGCGTAAGTGGCGACCCCACAACTTCACCGAAGTCGTCGGCCAGGAACATGTCGTCAAGGCGCTGACGCATGCGCTGGAAGCCGGTCGCATGCACCATGCCTATTTGTTCACCGGCACCCGCGGCGTCGGCAAGACCACGCTGGCCCGGATTCTGGCCAAGGCGCTCAACTGCGAAGACCTCCAAGGGGCGAATCCCTGCGGCCGCTGCCTGATCTGCCGGGAAGTGGACGAGGGCCGTTTCATCGACCTGATCGAGGTCGACGCCGCATCCCGCACCAAGGTCGAGGACACCCGAGAACTCCTGGAGAACGTCCAGTACGCCCCCAACCAGGGACGCTACAAGGTCTACCTGATCGACGAAGTCCACATGCTCTCCGGGCACAGCTTCAACGCCCTGCTGAAGACCCTGGAGGAACCGCCGCCGCACGTGAAATTCCTGCTGGCGACCACCGATCCGCAGAAGATCCCGGTCACCGTGCTGTCGCGCTGCCTGCAGTTCAACCTGAAGCGGCTGACTCCGGAACAGATCCGCACGCAGATGGCGCAGATCCTCGCGGCGGAGAATCTGGAGTTCGAGCCGGGCGCCGCCAAGGCCCTGGCCCGCGCCGCCCAGGGCAGCATGCGCGACGGCCTCAGCCTGCTGGACCAGGCCATCGCGCACTGCGGCGGCCGGCTCACCGACACCGGCGTCAGCGCCATGCTCGGTACCGTGTCGCGGGAGCCGGTCTACGGCCTGCTCGAGGCGCTGGCCGACGGCGCCGCCGACGCCCTGCTCGAGGTGTCCGCCGCACTGGCCGAGTTCTCTCCGGATTACCAGGACGTGGTGCAGCAACTGCTGGCGATCCTGCACCAGGTCGCGATCGCCCAGTTTGCGCCGGATGCCGTCCGCCGCGACGACGAAGCCGAGCGTGTCCAGGAACTCGCGCGCCGCCTCGCGCCGGAGGATACCCAGCTCTACTACCAGATCGCACTGCAGGGGCAGAAGGACCTGCAGCTGGCGCCGGACCCGCGCGACGGCTTCGAGATGCTGCTGTTACGGATGCTGGCCTTCCGCCCGCACTCCGGGGCGGACGCTACACCGAGGACCGCCCCACCGGCGGCGCGGACGCCGTCCGATGCCGGCATCCGGGAGCCGCGCAGCATCCCGGAAGGACCCCGTCATGCCGCCGTTCCGCCCGTCGCCGAAACGGCAGCACCCTCCGCGAAGCCTGCCCCGGCCGGCACAGGCCGGGATTGGCCGCGGATGATAGAGGCCATGAACCTCGCCGGCATGACCCGCCAGCTCGCCAGCCATTGCGTGCTGCGTACACTGACCGAACAGACCTGCGAGCTGGCGCTGGACCCCAGGCAGGCGCAGATCCACACGCCAACGGTGACGAACAATCTCGAGGCCGCCTTGCAAAAGCTCCTCGGCCGCCCCATCAAGTTGACGATACGCAGCGAATCCTTGCGGGAGGAAACGCCCGCCGCCGCCGACCAGCGCGCGCAGGCGGAGAGGCAGCGCGAGGCCGAACTCGAAATCGAAAACGATGCGACCGTCCACGCCCTGAAGGACATGTTCGGCGCGCAGATCGTGGCCGGCTCGACCCGGCCACTGGACAGCCACGAAAACCCGAGGTAA
- a CDS encoding RimK family alpha-L-glutamate ligase — protein sequence MNRFCAQPASQAVTTHDFAILGSPTELEVVRLSDSLSELDHPPLLIDTSEFPRRHALGFSDCGWQYDSVSLNTIKAFFLRSLHCNDWHKQDSGNGHKDGEPLRLQLRTLREKDSMLGSLLRWAVTHGKPVVNPLSTLLCHYYKLHTVDHLKQAGIPVPTTFAGNDSESVKGFIARHEQVICKPLAGGGEAVALTADDLSAEFLDRLSEAPVLLQERIHGTDVRAYVLGGQIIAAGALMTDRVDFRTGPQNFEPTPLSPEECLDLIKTARAMHLAFAGIDFKRTDAGRHVILDVNPAPMFAGFERLTGLDIAGPIARFLIEMVE from the coding sequence GTGAACCGTTTTTGCGCTCAACCGGCATCGCAGGCCGTCACCACGCATGATTTCGCCATACTCGGCAGCCCAACCGAATTGGAAGTCGTCAGGCTTAGCGATTCCCTCTCCGAATTGGACCACCCGCCGCTTCTGATCGATACTTCGGAATTTCCCCGCCGACATGCTCTCGGCTTTTCCGATTGCGGCTGGCAGTACGATTCCGTAAGCCTGAACACGATCAAGGCCTTTTTCCTGCGGAGCCTCCATTGCAACGACTGGCACAAGCAGGATTCCGGCAACGGTCACAAGGACGGCGAGCCGTTGCGCTTGCAGCTTCGGACATTGCGGGAAAAGGATTCGATGCTGGGAAGCCTCTTGCGGTGGGCGGTAACCCATGGAAAACCCGTGGTGAATCCCCTGAGCACCCTGCTTTGCCATTACTATAAATTGCACACCGTGGACCACCTGAAACAGGCTGGGATTCCAGTGCCGACGACTTTTGCGGGCAATGATTCCGAGTCGGTGAAAGGCTTTATCGCACGGCATGAGCAGGTGATTTGCAAACCTCTGGCGGGGGGTGGCGAGGCGGTGGCGCTCACCGCAGACGATTTGTCTGCGGAGTTCCTGGACCGGTTGTCGGAGGCGCCGGTCCTGCTCCAGGAACGCATCCATGGGACCGATGTCCGCGCCTATGTTCTGGGCGGCCAAATCATCGCCGCCGGGGCGCTGATGACCGATCGGGTGGATTTCCGCACAGGTCCTCAGAACTTCGAGCCGACTCCCCTGAGCCCGGAGGAATGCCTCGACCTGATCAAGACCGCGCGGGCCATGCACCTGGCCTTCGCCGGTATCGATTTCAAGCGCACCGATGCCGGCCGCCACGTCATCCTCGATGTCAATCCGGCGCCGATGTTCGCGGGTTTCGAAAGGCTCACGGGGCTGGACATCGCGGGACCGATTGCGAGATTTTTGATCGAGATGGTGGAGTAG
- a CDS encoding DUF4202 domain-containing protein produces the protein MSSDRFDRALQAIDAANAQDPNLEDWEGAPHPKELLYGRRMTECLERSCPGASEVLRLAARGQHIRRWEIPRSDYPGTREGYLRWRTRLYGFHGDQLGLIMAGVGYDEGSIQRVKRLLSKRDLRTDPESQTLEDTACLVFLEHYFAPFAAGHDEPKLIDIVRKTWRKMSDAARARALELDLPGNLGAIVAKALDTGSS, from the coding sequence ATGAGTTCCGACCGTTTCGACCGGGCGCTGCAGGCGATCGACGCCGCCAATGCCCAGGATCCGAATCTCGAGGATTGGGAGGGGGCGCCGCATCCCAAGGAGCTGCTCTACGGCCGGCGGATGACCGAATGCCTGGAACGGAGTTGTCCCGGCGCTTCGGAAGTTTTACGGCTGGCGGCGCGGGGACAGCATATCAGGCGATGGGAGATTCCGCGCAGCGATTATCCCGGCACCCGCGAGGGTTACCTGCGTTGGCGGACCCGCCTGTACGGCTTTCACGGTGACCAGCTCGGGCTGATCATGGCCGGGGTCGGTTACGACGAAGGTTCGATCCAGCGGGTGAAGCGCCTGCTGAGCAAGCGGGATCTGCGCACCGACCCGGAATCGCAGACTCTCGAGGACACGGCTTGCCTGGTTTTCCTCGAGCACTATTTCGCTCCCTTCGCCGCCGGTCACGACGAACCCAAGCTCATCGACATCGTCCGCAAGACCTGGAGAAAGATGTCGGACGCGGCCCGGGCCCGCGCTCTGGAACTCGATCTTCCGGGCAATCTCGGCGCCATCGTGGCGAAGGCGCTGGATACCGGGTCTTCCTGA
- a CDS encoding cation diffusion facilitator family transporter has translation MIRPESLTRYAWLSIFVALFTMAVKAAAYQVTGSVGLLSDALESIVNLSAAVVALAMLRFSAQPADAQHHFGHGKAEYFASGFEGVLIIAAAAAILFAAWDRYLHPRELASLDLGLGLSAAAAAVNGLAGWFLVSVGRKAGSIVLEADGKHLLTDVWTSVGVVCGVAAAGLTGWHDFDPGVAALVGLNIVWTGAGLLRRSIAGLLDASLPPQENQRIRGVLETFRARGVGFHDLRTRQSGAHRFMSVHVLVPGAWTVQAAHDLAEEIEAALCAALTNLTVVTHIEPVEDPASFDHHEPFPEIVPEIANSRSVRVSRPSHRKSRRLRIASATGTVLLVGGSASSMVVSGVWIDLSLAAALLGFVLILVARRRLGARRRQGGVSSRRRLL, from the coding sequence ATGATTCGGCCGGAATCGCTGACCCGGTACGCGTGGCTGTCGATCTTCGTGGCGCTCTTCACCATGGCGGTCAAGGCCGCCGCCTACCAGGTCACGGGATCGGTGGGGCTGCTGTCGGATGCCTTGGAGTCGATAGTCAACCTGTCGGCCGCGGTCGTGGCGCTGGCAATGCTGAGGTTTTCGGCGCAGCCGGCGGACGCGCAGCACCATTTCGGGCACGGCAAGGCCGAGTACTTCGCCAGCGGATTCGAAGGCGTTCTGATCATCGCGGCTGCCGCGGCGATTCTGTTCGCGGCTTGGGACCGCTATCTGCATCCCCGTGAACTGGCTTCGCTCGATCTCGGCCTGGGGCTGTCGGCGGCGGCGGCGGCGGTCAACGGTCTGGCCGGCTGGTTCCTGGTTTCGGTGGGGCGGAAAGCCGGCTCGATTGTGCTGGAGGCGGACGGGAAGCATCTGCTGACCGACGTCTGGACGTCGGTCGGCGTCGTATGCGGCGTGGCGGCAGCCGGTCTCACCGGCTGGCACGATTTCGATCCGGGCGTTGCCGCACTGGTGGGGTTGAACATCGTGTGGACCGGCGCCGGACTCCTCCGGCGCTCCATCGCCGGCTTGCTCGATGCCTCGCTCCCGCCGCAAGAAAACCAGAGGATACGAGGAGTTCTCGAGACGTTCCGCGCGCGTGGCGTCGGCTTTCACGATTTGAGAACCCGCCAGTCCGGAGCGCATCGCTTCATGAGCGTGCACGTTCTGGTACCCGGCGCCTGGACGGTGCAGGCGGCGCACGATCTGGCGGAGGAGATCGAGGCGGCGCTGTGTGCCGCGCTGACGAATCTCACCGTCGTGACTCACATCGAGCCGGTCGAGGACCCGGCATCGTTCGACCATCATGAGCCGTTTCCGGAGATCGTTCCGGAAATCGCGAATTCCCGTTCCGTGCGGGTTTCCCGTCCGTCTCACCGCAAATCGCGGCGGCTCCGGATCGCTTCAGCGACGGGAACGGTCTTGCTCGTGGGCGGCAGTGCTTCCAGCATGGTGGTGTCCGGGGTCTGGATCGATCTTTCGCTGGCCGCGGCCCTGCTCGGTTTCGTCCTGATTCTGGTGGCGCGACGGCGGCTTGGCGCTCGACGCCGGCAGGGCGGCGTCAGTAGCCGAAGACGTCTGCTCTGA
- a CDS encoding NAD(P)/FAD-dependent oxidoreductase: MNPRRRFLRLLAACGLGWGLGGCASGRHRRGTGSGQVVVVGGGHGGATAARYLKLMNPDLTVTLIEPRDTYLSCPGSNETVAGLKDMGTLVRSYDSLRRELDIKKVNAQATRLDRPRRRVVLADGAEVPYDRLVLSPGIDFRWDAIEGYDEAASRTVPHAWRAGPQTAMLARQIRTMPDGGLVLITAPANPYRCPPGPYERASLIACYLKKYKPRSKILILDAKTRFSKQPAFEQAWREHYGDMLEWISSEKQGRLERVDAAARTVETEFDAFRADVLNVIPPQKAGALAEQSGLTDTSGWCPVDPLSFASVYDSAIHVIGDACQAGPMPKSAFSANSQAKVCAAAVVASLAGEPPPEPLLINHCYSFVASDEAISITGVYGYSRNDGQLETRSTGETPPGGDRKREAIHARAWQRSFRADVFGY; the protein is encoded by the coding sequence ATGAATCCCCGGCGTCGATTCCTGCGTCTATTGGCGGCCTGCGGCTTGGGTTGGGGGTTGGGCGGATGCGCTTCCGGCAGGCATCGTCGCGGCACCGGCTCCGGCCAGGTCGTGGTCGTCGGGGGCGGCCATGGCGGCGCCACGGCAGCTCGCTATCTGAAGCTGATGAATCCCGACCTGACGGTCACGCTCATCGAGCCTCGCGACACCTATCTCTCCTGCCCCGGCTCGAACGAAACCGTCGCCGGCCTCAAAGACATGGGCACGCTCGTGCGCTCTTATGATTCGTTGCGACGGGAACTGGATATAAAGAAGGTCAACGCCCAGGCCACCCGGCTGGATCGGCCGCGACGGCGCGTAGTGCTGGCGGACGGTGCCGAGGTACCCTACGACCGGTTGGTCCTCTCTCCCGGCATCGACTTTCGCTGGGATGCGATAGAAGGCTATGACGAGGCGGCGAGCCGAACCGTTCCCCATGCCTGGCGAGCCGGTCCCCAGACCGCGATGCTCGCCCGGCAAATCCGCACGATGCCCGACGGCGGCCTGGTGCTGATCACCGCGCCCGCCAATCCCTACCGCTGTCCGCCTGGGCCCTACGAACGTGCCTCGCTCATCGCCTGTTACCTGAAGAAGTACAAACCCCGTTCCAAGATTCTGATACTGGACGCCAAGACCCGGTTTTCCAAGCAGCCGGCGTTCGAACAGGCCTGGCGCGAACATTATGGAGACATGCTGGAATGGATTTCCTCGGAAAAACAGGGGCGGCTGGAGCGGGTCGACGCCGCCGCGCGGACCGTCGAAACCGAATTCGACGCCTTCCGTGCGGACGTGCTCAACGTCATCCCACCGCAGAAGGCCGGGGCTTTGGCGGAACAGTCGGGTCTGACGGACACCTCCGGCTGGTGCCCGGTCGACCCCTTGAGCTTCGCATCTGTGTACGACTCAGCGATCCACGTCATCGGCGATGCCTGCCAGGCGGGCCCCATGCCCAAATCGGCCTTTTCGGCCAACTCCCAGGCCAAGGTCTGCGCGGCTGCCGTCGTCGCCTCGCTTGCCGGCGAGCCACCGCCGGAACCACTGCTGATCAACCACTGCTATAGCTTCGTCGCATCCGACGAAGCCATCTCCATCACCGGCGTCTACGGCTACTCGCGAAACGACGGCCAGCTCGAGACCCGATCGACCGGCGAGACGCCGCCTGGCGGCGACCGCAAGCGGGAGGCGATTCATGCCCGGGCCTGGCAGCGCAGTTTCAGAGCAGACGTCTTCGGCTACTGA
- a CDS encoding cytochrome c family protein, whose amino-acid sequence MSHQLNTRRTVRSFARSAHVGTIAVALCLPARAESPDTALAALGCLGCHAEEGGQENGPLSELTSPRRFEAKEIASMLRDYREGKRSGTVMNRIAAGLKDGEIEGIAGFLGKRP is encoded by the coding sequence GTGAGTCATCAGTTGAACACCCGCCGTACCGTTCGATCGTTTGCGAGGTCCGCACACGTCGGTACGATCGCTGTCGCTCTCTGTCTCCCCGCCCGCGCCGAAAGCCCGGATACAGCTTTGGCGGCCCTCGGTTGTCTCGGCTGCCATGCTGAAGAGGGAGGGCAAGAAAACGGACCGCTTTCCGAGCTGACATCGCCACGCCGCTTCGAGGCGAAGGAGATAGCGTCCATGTTGCGGGACTATCGTGAGGGCAAGCGATCGGGCACCGTCATGAACCGGATCGCAGCCGGTCTCAAGGATGGTGAAATCGAAGGGATCGCCGGCTTTCTGGGAAAGAGGCCATGA
- the amoC gene encoding bacterial ammonia monooxygenase, subunit AmoC gives MAATTIGGAAAAEAPMLDKKWLTFALAIYTVFYMWVRWYEGVYGWSAGLDSFAPEFETYWMNFLYTEIVLEIVTASILWGYLWKTRDRNLAALTPREELRRNFTHLTWLVAYAWALYWGASYFTEQDGTWHQTIVRDTDFTPSHIIEFYLSYPIYIITGFAAFIYAKTRLPFFAKGISLPYLVLVVGPFMILPNVGLNEWGHTFWFMEELFVAPLHYGFVIFGWLALAVMGTLTQTFYSFAQGGLGQSLCEAVDEGLIAK, from the coding sequence ATGGCAGCAACAACCATTGGTGGTGCAGCCGCGGCCGAAGCGCCGATGCTGGACAAGAAGTGGCTCACATTCGCGTTGGCGATCTACACCGTGTTCTACATGTGGGTGCGCTGGTACGAAGGCGTCTACGGCTGGTCCGCCGGCCTGGATTCGTTCGCGCCGGAGTTCGAAACCTACTGGATGAACTTCCTGTACACCGAGATCGTCCTGGAAATCGTGACGGCTTCGATCCTGTGGGGTTACCTCTGGAAGACCCGCGACCGCAACCTGGCCGCGCTGACCCCGCGTGAAGAGCTGCGCCGCAACTTCACCCACCTGACCTGGCTGGTGGCCTACGCCTGGGCCCTCTACTGGGGCGCTTCCTACTTCACCGAGCAGGACGGCACCTGGCATCAGACGATCGTGCGCGACACCGACTTCACCCCGTCGCACATCATCGAGTTCTATCTGAGCTACCCGATCTACATCATCACCGGCTTTGCGGCGTTCATCTATGCCAAGACGCGTCTGCCGTTCTTCGCGAAGGGCATTTCGCTGCCGTACCTGGTGCTGGTGGTGGGTCCGTTCATGATTCTGCCGAACGTGGGTCTGAACGAATGGGGCCACACCTTCTGGTTCATGGAAGAGCTGTTCGTGGCGCCGCTGCACTACGGCTTCGTGATCTTCGGCTGGCTGGCGCTGGCCGTCATGGGCACGCTGACCCAGACCTTCTACAGCTTCGCTCAGGGCGGACTGGGACAGTCCCTCTGTGAAGCCGTGGACGAAGGCTTGATCGCGAAATAA